A genome region from Thermococcus onnurineus NA1 includes the following:
- a CDS encoding translation initiation factor IF-5A: MGDKTKVQVSKLKPGRYILIDGEPCRIGNITVSSPGKHGSAKARIEAVGIFDGKVRSIVKPTSAEVDVPIIDKRTAQIIAMTPDTVQIMDMETYELYDVPIETGVADEIKGQLKEGINVEYWETLGRIKIMKIKGE; encoded by the coding sequence ATGGGAGACAAGACCAAGGTTCAGGTTAGCAAGCTCAAGCCGGGAAGGTACATCCTCATCGATGGAGAGCCCTGCAGAATCGGCAACATAACCGTTTCCTCACCGGGCAAGCACGGTTCAGCCAAGGCCAGGATCGAGGCAGTTGGCATCTTTGACGGTAAGGTCAGAAGCATCGTTAAGCCCACCAGCGCTGAAGTTGACGTTCCGATAATCGACAAGAGAACCGCCCAGATCATCGCCATGACTCCAGACACCGTCCAGATTATGGACATGGAGACCTACGAGCTTTACGACGTCCCGATCGAGACCGGCGTCGCCGACGAGATAAAGGGCCAGCTCAAAGAAGGCATCAACGTCGAGTACTGGGAGACCCTTGGCAGGATCAAGATCATGAAGATAAAGGGCGAGTGA
- a CDS encoding saccharopine dehydrogenase family protein: MKVLVLGAGNVGRAIAWDLRDEFEVWVGDRSEERLNSVKDFAETVKIDASNFDSLVETMKSFELVVGALPGRFGYSSVKAAIKAGVDMVDVSFMPENPLELREEAEKAQVTVIFDAGFAPGLSHILMGRIWQEIDELKEGYIYVGGLPREPRPPLYYRITWSPKDLIEEYTRPARVIRNGNVTAVDPFEKIERVTVGDFEFEAFVSDGLRSLLESVKAEKLEEWTLRWPGHLEKMKVLRELGFFKSEHIDKTLEVITPLMTYESPDFSIMQVVGRGILDGKKKEIGYLLYDEEKEGFTSMARVTGFTAAIVARLVAEKGCIFGVIPPEILGMRIDTFTRITEELAERGITLERWENAPPGDS; this comes from the coding sequence ATGAAGGTTCTCGTTCTTGGAGCTGGAAACGTTGGAAGGGCAATAGCCTGGGATTTAAGAGACGAGTTCGAGGTCTGGGTAGGGGACAGGAGTGAGGAGAGGCTGAACTCCGTTAAAGACTTCGCTGAGACTGTAAAAATAGATGCCTCGAACTTCGATTCCCTCGTGGAAACCATGAAGAGCTTTGAGCTCGTCGTTGGAGCTCTGCCCGGGAGGTTTGGCTACTCCTCGGTCAAGGCCGCCATAAAGGCGGGCGTTGACATGGTGGACGTCTCATTCATGCCCGAGAACCCGCTGGAACTACGCGAGGAGGCAGAGAAAGCACAGGTTACAGTCATTTTTGATGCGGGCTTTGCTCCGGGCTTGAGCCACATACTTATGGGAAGAATATGGCAGGAGATAGACGAGCTTAAGGAAGGCTACATCTACGTCGGCGGTCTTCCCAGGGAGCCCCGCCCACCGCTGTATTACAGAATTACATGGTCACCTAAAGATCTAATTGAAGAATACACGAGGCCGGCGAGAGTGATAAGAAACGGAAATGTTACGGCAGTTGACCCGTTCGAGAAGATCGAGAGAGTAACCGTTGGTGACTTCGAGTTTGAGGCTTTCGTGAGCGACGGTCTGCGCTCTTTATTAGAGAGCGTTAAAGCTGAAAAGCTCGAAGAGTGGACACTCCGCTGGCCGGGACACCTCGAGAAGATGAAAGTTTTAAGGGAGCTGGGATTCTTCAAGTCGGAGCACATAGACAAGACACTGGAAGTTATAACTCCCCTGATGACCTATGAGAGCCCGGACTTCTCGATAATGCAGGTCGTTGGAAGGGGGATCCTCGACGGCAAAAAGAAGGAAATCGGCTACCTCCTCTACGATGAAGAGAAAGAGGGATTCACGTCCATGGCCAGAGTCACGGGCTTTACCGCTGCGATAGTAGCACGTCTCGTCGCCGAGAAGGGCTGCATCTTTGGTGTTATACCTCCGGAGATACTCGGAATGCGCATAGACACCTTTACACGGATCACTGAGGAACTTGCCGAGAGAGGAATAACGCTGGAGAGGTGGGAGAATGCTCCACCTGGTGATAGCTGA
- a CDS encoding metallophosphoesterase, whose translation MPIRLPTFRKKVLELLASSDEVKVMHVSDTPESSYRFIEELIEKTKPNYLIHTGDFADNIKLERRPELKPLYREALRKLARILKDSDAVIYVVSGNEDDPEIVREFFGESIVEPGSTVEIEGFRFALGHTWKDVVSLEADFRLYGHNFKLIERGLNGVLGVNFVLLPSRRTCRVKYPSGTDFDRGYKLWRGM comes from the coding sequence ATGCCCATCAGACTCCCAACCTTCCGGAAAAAGGTACTGGAGCTGCTCGCGTCATCCGACGAAGTCAAGGTCATGCACGTAAGCGACACTCCGGAAAGTTCCTACCGCTTCATCGAAGAGCTCATCGAGAAGACGAAACCGAACTACCTGATCCACACTGGAGATTTTGCGGATAACATAAAGCTCGAGAGAAGGCCCGAGTTGAAGCCCCTCTATCGGGAGGCGCTTAGAAAGCTCGCACGAATTTTAAAGGATTCTGATGCAGTAATCTACGTTGTTTCTGGCAACGAAGATGATCCGGAGATAGTGCGCGAGTTTTTCGGCGAAAGTATTGTCGAACCGGGGAGCACCGTGGAAATAGAGGGTTTCCGCTTTGCCCTAGGTCATACTTGGAAAGACGTCGTCAGCCTTGAAGCTGACTTTAGGCTCTATGGTCACAACTTTAAGCTGATTGAGAGAGGTCTGAACGGTGTTCTTGGGGTTAACTTTGTCTTACTCCCGAGTAGGAGGACTTGTCGGGTGAAATATCCATCAGGAACGGATTTTGATAGGGGCTACAAACTCTGGAGGGGTATGTGA
- a CDS encoding cation:proton antiporter: protein MTGASNVLIPSVDLLAYVFFVVLSIGLVSLLMSKKFNISYIPLFIFFGILVGPLLGLLNRTLAHELFSYIRVFGLVMILFTEGHTLSWRMLKRNFGTIITLDTLGLLITALIAALFFSWIFDVPLVVGFLFGAIVGATDPATLIPLFRQYHVREDIETIIVTESIFNDPLGIVLTSVAVALLVPEASSAKVLEGIAGYVGIYPAAVLFFFYQMFMSIAIGVALGMVGYSILKRARVMNFPEVIIFSLALAFGGFLLGEFAQASGYLVATVTGIVLGNHKVFFRDDPGTVKRIMRAVEREVHFNESLATIFTIFIFTLLGASLDPTIITSHLLPGLAVALGLMLIARPLATLPILRWRSFKEYLFIALEGPRGVVPAALASFPLTLGITYNNPQLVQWGEIILSATIITVLASVIVETLWVPFLRKRLLEVRSIEKEMRAAGYRLSS from the coding sequence ATGACGGGAGCATCGAACGTCCTGATTCCCAGCGTGGATCTCCTGGCCTATGTCTTCTTCGTAGTTCTGAGTATAGGCCTCGTGTCCCTGCTGATGAGCAAGAAGTTCAACATCTCATACATCCCGCTTTTCATTTTCTTCGGGATATTGGTCGGGCCGCTCCTCGGGCTGCTCAACAGAACTCTTGCCCACGAGCTGTTCAGCTACATCCGTGTGTTCGGTCTCGTGATGATACTGTTTACGGAAGGACATACCCTCAGCTGGAGGATGCTCAAACGGAACTTTGGAACTATAATAACCCTTGACACTCTGGGGCTTTTGATAACCGCCCTTATCGCCGCGCTTTTCTTCTCTTGGATCTTTGACGTTCCCCTTGTTGTCGGTTTCCTCTTCGGGGCAATAGTTGGGGCAACTGACCCGGCGACGCTCATACCCCTCTTCAGGCAGTACCACGTTAGGGAAGACATCGAGACAATAATAGTCACGGAATCTATCTTCAACGATCCGCTTGGTATCGTGCTCACTTCTGTTGCCGTTGCCCTGCTCGTTCCCGAGGCCTCGAGTGCCAAGGTTCTTGAGGGCATAGCTGGCTACGTTGGCATTTATCCCGCGGCGGTGCTATTTTTCTTTTACCAGATGTTCATGTCAATAGCCATTGGCGTGGCCCTTGGAATGGTGGGCTACAGCATCCTCAAGAGAGCAAGGGTAATGAACTTTCCCGAGGTCATTATATTCTCTCTGGCACTGGCCTTCGGCGGCTTCCTCCTTGGTGAGTTTGCCCAGGCCTCGGGCTACCTCGTGGCAACCGTTACTGGCATAGTCCTGGGCAATCACAAGGTTTTCTTCAGAGATGATCCGGGAACCGTCAAGAGGATCATGCGCGCCGTCGAGAGGGAGGTTCACTTCAACGAAAGCCTGGCGACGATATTTACAATATTCATTTTCACACTCCTTGGCGCGAGCCTCGATCCGACGATAATAACTTCCCACCTGCTGCCGGGTCTCGCAGTGGCTTTGGGTTTAATGCTAATTGCCAGACCTCTGGCCACACTCCCAATACTTAGGTGGCGCAGTTTCAAGGAGTACCTGTTCATAGCACTTGAGGGCCCAAGAGGTGTTGTTCCTGCGGCTTTGGCGAGCTTTCCTCTGACGCTTGGAATTACGTACAACAATCCACAGCTCGTTCAGTGGGGCGAAATAATCCTCAGTGCCACCATAATAACCGTGCTTGCCTCTGTCATTGTGGAAACGCTCTGGGTTCCCTTCCTCAGGAAACGGCTTCTCGAGGTAAGGAGCATTGAAAAAGAGATGAGGGCGGCCGGCTACAGGCTTTCCTCCTAA
- a CDS encoding DUF257 family protein, whose amino-acid sequence MKALEDFVRSFKMGETVTVELSSCSPLHLIFYSALKFAQEKGTNVLILDGFDRLAIIVQDLKSVGIDVDLDNLDVIKGGGTLRTGNIIAHIDVSHDERVYIRKYRDTFRRYLSSHSKTVLLVLGLEEFVMKSNAGIRDEMFFMDLLRSFLNVPQRIAVYFINPSLISERARAQLEELSTRVISVECSNGILVKIKKSIKPEEQGVEILVPMDHIIESEPHQGS is encoded by the coding sequence ATGAAAGCTCTGGAAGATTTTGTGAGGTCGTTCAAAATGGGAGAAACTGTAACCGTTGAGCTGTCATCATGTTCACCGCTTCATCTTATTTTCTATAGTGCCCTTAAGTTCGCGCAGGAGAAGGGTACGAACGTTCTGATCCTAGATGGGTTTGACCGGCTAGCAATCATTGTTCAAGACCTTAAGAGCGTCGGCATTGATGTCGATCTAGACAATCTTGATGTTATAAAAGGTGGGGGAACGCTAAGAACAGGAAACATAATAGCACACATTGATGTGTCCCACGACGAAAGGGTTTACATTAGAAAGTACAGGGATACGTTCCGCAGGTACCTCAGTTCTCATTCTAAAACTGTGTTGCTTGTCCTTGGGTTGGAAGAGTTCGTTATGAAGAGCAACGCCGGAATTAGGGATGAGATGTTCTTTATGGACCTTCTCAGATCCTTTCTTAACGTCCCCCAGAGAATCGCGGTTTATTTCATCAACCCCAGCCTGATCAGCGAGCGTGCGCGGGCTCAGCTGGAAGAGCTCTCCACAAGGGTTATCTCAGTGGAGTGCTCCAACGGCATATTGGTAAAAATCAAGAAGAGCATAAAACCCGAGGAACAGGGAGTCGAGATACTTGTACCCATGGACCATATTATCGAGTCAGAGCCCCATCAAGGATCTTGA
- the argF gene encoding ornithine carbamoyltransferase, with protein sequence MVVSLAGRDLLCLQDFTREEIETILKTAEMMKIWNKIGKPHRVLEGKTLAMIFQKPSTRTRISFEVGIYQLGGYGLYLNANDLQLRRGETIADTARVLSRYVDGIMARVFDHQDVVDLAKYADVPVINGLSDFSHPCQALADYQTILEKKGRIQGLKVVYVGDGNNVAHSLMIAGTKLGAHVVVATPEGYEPDKRVIKWAEQNAAESGGSFELLHDPVKAVKDADVIYTDVWASMGQEAEAEERRKIFKPFQVNKDLVKHAKPDYIFMHCLPAHRGDEVTDDVIDSPNSVVFDEAENRLHAQKAVMALVMGGIKV encoded by the coding sequence ATGGTGGTTAGCCTAGCCGGAAGAGACCTTCTCTGCCTCCAGGACTTTACGAGGGAGGAGATTGAGACCATTCTCAAGACGGCCGAAATGATGAAGATCTGGAACAAGATTGGAAAGCCGCACCGCGTTCTCGAGGGCAAAACTCTCGCTATGATATTCCAGAAGCCCTCGACCAGGACGAGGATTTCCTTCGAGGTTGGAATCTACCAGCTCGGCGGTTACGGTCTCTACCTCAACGCCAACGACCTCCAGCTGAGGAGAGGCGAGACCATAGCCGACACCGCGCGCGTTCTCAGCCGCTATGTGGATGGAATAATGGCTCGTGTTTTCGACCACCAGGACGTCGTTGACCTCGCCAAGTATGCCGACGTTCCGGTCATCAACGGTCTGAGCGACTTCTCCCACCCGTGCCAGGCTCTCGCCGACTACCAGACCATACTCGAGAAGAAGGGCAGGATTCAGGGGCTTAAGGTCGTCTACGTCGGCGACGGAAACAACGTCGCCCACTCCCTCATGATAGCCGGAACCAAGCTCGGTGCCCACGTCGTGGTTGCTACTCCAGAAGGCTATGAGCCTGACAAGCGCGTAATCAAGTGGGCCGAGCAGAACGCGGCCGAGAGCGGCGGCTCGTTTGAGCTCCTCCACGACCCTGTCAAGGCCGTTAAGGACGCCGACGTTATCTACACTGACGTCTGGGCTTCAATGGGTCAGGAGGCCGAGGCTGAGGAGAGGAGGAAGATATTCAAGCCCTTCCAGGTGAACAAGGACCTCGTCAAGCACGCCAAGCCGGACTACATCTTCATGCACTGCCTCCCGGCCCACAGGGGCGATGAGGTTACTGACGACGTCATCGACAGCCCGAACAGCGTCGTCTTCGACGAGGCCGAGAACAGGCTCCACGCCCAGAAGGCGGTTATGGCTCTGGTTATGGGTGGAATTAAGGTCTGA
- the speB gene encoding agmatinase has protein sequence MDFLYTYETLKLEFPLVEPEEAKFVLLGVPFDGTTSFKPGTRFGPTLIRHATLNLESYILDYDIDIAGLPIADIGDIAVIAGDAKKTAERVRETIEELKRVNPEAIPITLGGEHSITLGPVEALNPASYVVFDAHLDLRDQYEDNPYSHACVARRISELGVNEAMFGIRSGTKEEVEYAEENGIAWVHARDYDFDAFVELVKPLPEPVYLSIDIDVFDLSLVPSTGTPEAGGLAFWDIIEAIEWLAENKKIAGFDIMEVAGTELGDVTALTAAKLLFYFIGAMGKGP, from the coding sequence ATGGACTTCCTCTACACTTACGAAACACTTAAGCTCGAATTCCCTCTCGTTGAGCCTGAAGAAGCAAAATTCGTACTCCTCGGTGTCCCCTTCGATGGAACCACGAGCTTCAAGCCAGGAACAAGATTCGGGCCCACACTCATAAGGCACGCCACGCTCAACCTCGAGAGCTACATCCTTGACTATGACATAGACATAGCCGGGCTTCCAATAGCTGATATAGGAGATATCGCAGTCATAGCAGGTGATGCAAAAAAAACTGCCGAGCGCGTTAGGGAGACCATCGAGGAGCTGAAAAGAGTGAATCCGGAAGCGATACCGATAACCCTCGGCGGTGAACATTCAATAACCCTTGGTCCAGTGGAAGCGCTGAATCCGGCAAGCTACGTTGTCTTCGATGCTCACCTCGACCTTCGCGACCAGTACGAAGACAACCCCTACAGCCACGCCTGCGTCGCCAGAAGAATAAGCGAACTCGGCGTCAATGAGGCAATGTTTGGCATAAGGAGCGGGACAAAGGAGGAAGTCGAGTACGCCGAAGAGAACGGCATCGCTTGGGTTCACGCCAGGGACTACGATTTCGATGCATTCGTCGAACTCGTGAAGCCCCTGCCGGAGCCGGTTTACCTATCCATCGATATCGATGTTTTCGACCTCTCGCTCGTTCCATCAACCGGAACACCCGAAGCTGGCGGCTTGGCCTTCTGGGACATCATCGAGGCTATCGAGTGGCTGGCAGAAAACAAGAAAATTGCTGGCTTCGATATCATGGAAGTCGCCGGAACCGAACTGGGGGATGTAACTGCACTCACAGCGGCAAAGCTGCTCTTTTACTTCATTGGGGCTATGGGGAAGGGGCCATAG
- a CDS encoding DUF996 domain-containing protein, with protein sequence MGKLSNAKILGGVGALLGIVGLGFIGFILKLLAVKNISEATGNEEIFSKYLWAAILNIIAGIILFIAFIPMMSGREKIGMASFGIGGIIAVVLMIVGVWFMKQSYDMIAEETGVGMFHTVALLYIAGAILLLIMIGALLIVIAAILEVVAFFSLPDEVPGKEEASPAI encoded by the coding sequence ATGGGGAAGCTTAGCAATGCCAAAATTCTCGGTGGGGTTGGTGCCCTGCTGGGTATCGTGGGACTTGGCTTTATAGGCTTCATACTGAAGCTGCTGGCCGTGAAGAATATATCCGAGGCCACGGGGAATGAGGAGATATTCAGCAAGTACCTCTGGGCGGCGATCTTAAACATAATAGCCGGCATAATACTGTTCATAGCGTTCATCCCAATGATGAGCGGTCGCGAGAAGATTGGCATGGCATCGTTCGGTATAGGCGGCATAATAGCAGTTGTCCTGATGATCGTCGGAGTCTGGTTCATGAAGCAGAGCTACGACATGATAGCAGAGGAAACCGGTGTTGGCATGTTCCACACTGTAGCACTTCTCTACATAGCCGGCGCAATCCTGCTGCTAATAATGATAGGAGCCCTGCTGATAGTCATAGCAGCCATCCTTGAGGTTGTGGCCTTCTTCTCCCTCCCGGACGAGGTTCCTGGGAAGGAAGAGGCTTCTCCGGCCATCTGA
- a CDS encoding DUF257 family protein, with the protein MKLRIDRFLESPTLGDTILVRYLPTDHPELLFYSTVRHALEKEENVIIVDAFSTFHIFTTFLALSGRDVTFLKDIPTVRIGGIAQEGRVVSTINPFNDVSIFAREFARKIEEIATPGTRIFFLGAGKLLSIWENNPYDLSRFFIELVMKTRIKKRFHSVIFANVGVLRPETFEKLEFYLPIILEIKEGGKKAEIIKHLRLEFVGLEVVP; encoded by the coding sequence ATGAAATTGAGAATCGATAGGTTTTTGGAATCTCCCACTCTAGGGGATACAATTTTAGTTAGATACCTCCCAACCGACCATCCGGAACTCCTGTTTTACAGTACCGTCAGGCACGCGCTTGAAAAGGAAGAGAACGTAATTATTGTAGATGCTTTCAGCACGTTCCACATTTTTACTACATTTCTTGCATTGAGTGGCAGGGACGTCACTTTTTTGAAGGACATACCCACAGTTAGAATCGGGGGCATCGCCCAAGAGGGAAGAGTCGTATCAACCATCAATCCATTCAACGATGTATCCATCTTTGCTCGAGAGTTCGCCAGGAAAATTGAAGAGATTGCGACTCCAGGGACCAGGATTTTCTTCCTCGGGGCTGGAAAGCTCTTATCAATCTGGGAGAACAACCCCTACGACCTGAGTAGGTTCTTCATTGAGTTGGTCATGAAAACCCGTATCAAGAAGAGATTCCACAGTGTCATCTTTGCCAATGTAGGGGTACTGAGGCCTGAAACTTTCGAGAAGCTGGAGTTTTACCTTCCAATTATCCTTGAGATCAAAGAGGGCGGAAAGAAAGCTGAGATCATTAAGCATCTTCGTCTGGAGTTCGTTGGTTTGGAGGTGGTACCATGA
- a CDS encoding NOL1/NOP2/sun family putative RNA methylase, translating to MLERLFSLGYSKTFAERYYQLWGERALAIAEAMEKPLPRCFRVNTLRVEIPTLTKLLNKKGFQFRRVPWAREGFCLTREPFSITSTPEYLSGLLYIQEASSMYPPVALDPKPGEIVADMAAAPGGKTSYLAQLMKNEGIIYAFDVGEERLKETRLNLSRLGITNTILIHKSSLHMGELGIEFDKILLDAPCTGSGTIHKNPERKSNRTMEDIKFCQGLQMQMIKVALENLKPGGILVYSTCSLEPEENEFVIQWTLDSFDVELLPLRYGEPALIKPFGVKLSGEIKKARRFYPDRHGTSGFFVAKLRKL from the coding sequence ATGCTAGAAAGACTCTTCAGCCTCGGCTACTCCAAGACCTTCGCGGAGCGCTATTACCAGCTCTGGGGTGAGAGGGCCCTAGCAATAGCGGAGGCCATGGAAAAGCCCCTTCCAAGATGCTTCCGCGTGAATACTCTTCGCGTTGAGATTCCAACGCTCACGAAGCTCCTCAACAAGAAGGGCTTTCAGTTCAGGCGCGTTCCGTGGGCTCGGGAAGGCTTCTGCCTCACGCGCGAGCCTTTCTCGATAACCTCTACGCCTGAATACCTGAGCGGCCTCCTCTACATCCAGGAGGCCAGCTCGATGTATCCTCCCGTGGCTTTAGACCCGAAGCCCGGAGAGATTGTAGCAGACATGGCCGCCGCCCCCGGTGGAAAGACAAGCTATCTCGCTCAACTCATGAAGAACGAGGGTATCATTTACGCCTTTGATGTTGGAGAAGAGCGGTTAAAGGAGACACGCCTGAACCTCTCTCGCCTCGGGATCACCAACACGATACTCATTCACAAGTCCTCACTCCACATGGGTGAGCTTGGCATCGAGTTCGACAAAATCCTTCTCGATGCCCCATGCACAGGCTCCGGCACAATCCACAAGAACCCAGAGCGGAAGTCCAACAGAACTATGGAAGATATAAAGTTCTGTCAGGGACTGCAGATGCAGATGATTAAGGTCGCCCTTGAAAACCTCAAGCCGGGTGGAATACTCGTCTACTCAACCTGTTCCCTCGAGCCGGAAGAGAACGAGTTTGTGATCCAGTGGACTCTCGACAGCTTTGACGTCGAACTTCTACCTCTCAGATACGGGGAGCCTGCCCTGATCAAGCCCTTCGGAGTCAAGCTGAGCGGAGAGATAAAGAAGGCAAGGCGCTTTTACCCTGACAGACATGGAACCAGCGGCTTCTTCGTGGCAAAGCTCAGGAAGCTTTAG
- a CDS encoding sodium-dependent transporter has translation MRKISVLMAFLITGYILGIWNFLVLPKYYITFGLKGFLISLIPMLIALFLIYSEAESTKRTRYLIYELFFKIARTPALIFTLVMFLLIMLGITTYYSAYSLVYIFGIGAKYVPVIAVGTIILSVILLLMAKGKTLEFISVVSILFVLFAIVSAILVRNQALSTVTAPQAVQYMKMAVSSITSFDQSLTFRGVLYMLVSVLVSFGIGAGVYYVIGSFTPEELDLKKVLGIVFILQIILSFAAAFTVAYSLGAAYQGFGKAFQNPNIPAEESMNLYLKFQDLKEYVINSEKSPMDSIEVFYSIPEVLRGNIAHADRLIYLLMLSLYFAGLTTIIVLIEMGSQILSEVMQLDRSKSLTFVAVLGMILAGVMVVGDIRTMFLVVPFSVGALIAAVEAYPLLASELTRNNGIVAAVIGVLFLAGLMTLYYAIRAPAITVKIGALLGLVLFVPVFMNTTLLKSRR, from the coding sequence ATGAGGAAAATAAGCGTCCTTATGGCGTTCTTAATAACGGGCTACATTCTTGGGATATGGAACTTCCTTGTTTTGCCTAAATACTACATAACCTTCGGACTGAAGGGCTTTCTGATCTCGCTGATTCCAATGCTGATAGCGCTGTTCCTAATCTACAGTGAAGCTGAGAGCACCAAGCGGACGAGGTACCTCATCTACGAACTGTTCTTTAAGATAGCAAGAACCCCGGCGCTGATCTTCACACTGGTGATGTTTCTTCTGATAATGCTCGGCATAACTACTTACTACTCCGCCTACAGCCTCGTGTACATCTTTGGAATCGGAGCGAAATACGTCCCAGTTATTGCAGTTGGCACAATCATACTCTCCGTAATTCTTCTCCTGATGGCGAAGGGCAAAACCTTGGAGTTCATCTCTGTTGTATCTATCCTATTCGTGCTATTCGCCATAGTCTCGGCAATCCTCGTTAGGAACCAAGCCCTCAGCACCGTTACAGCCCCACAGGCCGTCCAGTATATGAAGATGGCAGTGTCATCGATAACTTCATTTGACCAGTCCCTGACATTCAGAGGAGTCCTCTACATGCTCGTTTCCGTGCTTGTTTCCTTTGGCATTGGTGCTGGAGTCTACTACGTGATAGGAAGTTTCACTCCTGAAGAGCTTGACCTCAAGAAGGTTCTTGGCATAGTGTTCATACTTCAGATAATCCTCAGCTTCGCGGCCGCATTTACCGTCGCCTACTCCCTCGGTGCGGCCTATCAGGGATTTGGAAAGGCTTTCCAGAACCCAAACATCCCCGCGGAAGAGTCTATGAACCTTTATCTCAAGTTCCAGGATCTTAAAGAGTATGTCATCAACAGCGAGAAGAGCCCGATGGATTCCATTGAGGTCTTCTACTCCATTCCGGAGGTTCTCAGGGGCAACATAGCCCACGCCGACAGGTTAATCTATCTCCTCATGCTCTCGCTGTACTTCGCTGGCCTGACTACGATAATAGTCCTCATTGAGATGGGCAGTCAGATACTCTCTGAGGTCATGCAGTTGGACAGGAGCAAAAGCCTCACGTTTGTAGCCGTCCTCGGCATGATACTAGCCGGCGTCATGGTAGTGGGGGACATCAGGACGATGTTCCTCGTTGTGCCATTCAGCGTCGGGGCGCTCATAGCTGCAGTAGAGGCTTACCCGCTCCTCGCATCGGAGCTGACCCGCAACAACGGAATAGTGGCTGCAGTTATAGGAGTGCTCTTCCTCGCCGGCCTTATGACCCTTTACTACGCCATCAGAGCACCAGCCATCACCGTGAAGATAGGTGCACTTCTCGGCCTCGTCCTCTTCGTTCCGGTGTTTATGAACACCACGCTGCTGAAGAGCAGGCGCTGA
- a CDS encoding 16S rRNA methyltransferase yields MLHLVIADSELELAPKSIVDHPAIVNYAKRRNKKPEEVLLDSTYHHSALKKLEDGERRGRPDIVHVCLLNALESIANKEGKLRVYVHTRNDEVIYIKPETRIPRNYNRFVGLMESLFKNGVVPEGLELLRMEEKSLAELIDEIKPDGVFVMHENGESMKPQEFGKVLAGLQSPLVVVGGFPHGDFRSEIPGKKISLYKAPLMAWTVVNEIIINFEHWVL; encoded by the coding sequence ATGCTCCACCTGGTGATAGCTGACTCCGAGCTGGAGCTGGCTCCAAAGTCGATAGTTGATCACCCAGCGATAGTCAACTACGCCAAGAGGAGGAACAAGAAGCCAGAGGAAGTACTCCTGGACAGCACTTACCACCACTCGGCGCTCAAGAAGCTCGAAGACGGTGAGAGGCGCGGGAGGCCAGACATAGTGCACGTCTGCCTCCTCAACGCGCTTGAGAGCATAGCGAACAAGGAGGGCAAGCTCCGCGTTTACGTCCACACGAGGAACGACGAGGTGATTTACATCAAGCCAGAGACAAGGATTCCGAGGAACTACAACCGCTTCGTTGGTCTGATGGAAAGTCTCTTCAAGAACGGTGTTGTGCCTGAGGGACTTGAGCTGCTTCGCATGGAGGAGAAGAGCCTGGCTGAGCTCATCGACGAAATAAAACCGGACGGAGTCTTCGTCATGCACGAGAACGGGGAGTCCATGAAGCCTCAGGAGTTTGGAAAGGTCCTTGCAGGACTCCAGAGCCCGCTGGTGGTTGTCGGAGGATTTCCCCACGGAGACTTCAGGAGTGAAATTCCCGGAAAGAAGATAAGCCTTTACAAAGCCCCATTGATGGCATGGACAGTTGTGAACGAGATAATCATCAACTTTGAGCATTGGGTTCTCTGA